One genomic window of Providencia hangzhouensis includes the following:
- a CDS encoding MFS transporter, with the protein MATQLNIEASQQAAQERLSTPEGKKDFRRAIFSCWLGTTMEYADFALYGLAAGIIFGDVFFPDATPIMALLSSFAAYSVGFIARPIGALFFGWLGDKHGRKMVMVITIALMGLSTTLIGAIPSHAQIGVWAPVCLVILRFAQGLGAGAELSGGTVMLGEYAPVKRRGLVSSIIALGSNSGTLLASMIWLIVLQMDKESLMSWGWRIPFLGSILIALAALFIRQHMRETPVFERQKEQLAEERRLALESDAVAHPVDNRSFWQKTRAFWTMVGLRIGENGPSYLAQGFIIGYVTKILLVDKSVPTTAVLIASILGFAIIPFAGWLSDKFGRRIVYRWFCFLLMLYAVPAFMLLDSREPMIVIPTIVIGMGLASLGIFGVQAAWGVELFGVRNRYTKMAFAKELGSILSGGTAPLVASALLSWTGHWWPIAVYFIAMACIGLVTTFFAPETRGRDLNLPEDAI; encoded by the coding sequence ATGGCTACACAATTAAATATCGAGGCGAGTCAACAAGCCGCGCAAGAGCGGTTAAGTACGCCAGAAGGAAAAAAAGATTTCCGGCGGGCGATTTTTTCTTGTTGGTTAGGTACAACCATGGAATATGCAGACTTTGCTCTCTATGGTTTAGCGGCAGGTATTATTTTCGGTGATGTTTTCTTCCCTGATGCAACGCCTATTATGGCGCTGTTATCCAGTTTTGCAGCCTATTCAGTTGGGTTTATTGCACGTCCAATAGGCGCGTTATTTTTTGGTTGGCTAGGTGATAAACATGGCCGAAAAATGGTTATGGTCATCACGATTGCATTGATGGGGCTATCGACTACATTAATTGGTGCAATACCCAGCCATGCACAAATTGGTGTTTGGGCGCCTGTTTGTTTGGTGATCCTAAGGTTTGCTCAAGGCTTAGGGGCGGGAGCTGAGCTATCCGGTGGTACTGTGATGCTAGGTGAATATGCGCCAGTAAAACGCCGTGGTTTAGTTTCTTCGATTATTGCATTAGGCTCCAACAGTGGAACATTACTGGCCTCAATGATTTGGCTGATAGTGTTACAAATGGACAAAGAAAGTTTGATGTCATGGGGATGGCGGATTCCTTTCCTTGGCAGTATTTTGATTGCATTGGCGGCATTATTTATTCGTCAACATATGCGTGAGACGCCAGTTTTTGAGCGGCAAAAAGAACAGCTTGCTGAAGAACGCCGCCTCGCATTGGAATCTGATGCTGTCGCTCACCCTGTAGATAACCGTTCATTTTGGCAAAAAACGCGTGCGTTTTGGACCATGGTCGGGTTGCGTATTGGTGAAAATGGGCCATCTTATCTTGCTCAAGGCTTTATTATCGGTTATGTCACCAAAATATTGTTGGTTGATAAATCTGTGCCAACAACGGCAGTTTTAATTGCTTCAATCCTTGGTTTTGCCATCATTCCATTTGCCGGGTGGTTATCAGATAAATTTGGGCGTCGGATTGTTTATCGCTGGTTCTGTTTTTTACTGATGTTGTATGCCGTGCCCGCTTTCATGTTATTAGACTCCCGAGAGCCAATGATTGTTATTCCAACCATTGTTATTGGGATGGGGTTAGCATCACTAGGGATTTTTGGCGTACAAGCAGCTTGGGGGGTGGAGTTATTTGGTGTACGTAATCGTTATACTAAAATGGCTTTCGCTAAAGAGCTTGGTTCTATTTTATCTGGTGGTACTGCGCCGCTGGTGGCATCTGCATTATTGTCATGGACAGGGCATTGGTGGCCGATAGCCGTTTATTTTATTGCGATGGCATGTATTGGTTTAGTAACCACATTCTTTGCACCAGAAACGCGAGGCCGTGACCTAAATCTACCAGAAGATGCGATATAA
- a CDS encoding LacI family DNA-binding transcriptional regulator: MSDTNDRKVTRVDVAREAGTSVAVVSYVINNGPRPVAEATRQKVLAAIKKTGYRPNGIAKALASGSTQTYGLVIPDISNPFLASIAHALQREAFKYGHVLLLGDAGDSRVREKELINNLLLRQVEGLIYTSVDRHPYVDLIQSSGTPCVMLDRIEAAEGISTIQVNEKLAAYKITRHLIKHGYQNIGIICGPNEMLNTQDRLNGWKAALTEAELSIQQKWILSGEYTRDWGYQAIYQMREEGFPEAIFATNELQAFGCLKALAELKLRVPEDIALVCFNGTVQSEYTVPTLTTVRQPVDKIAQKAIHILQNWPQKEAICEVEFELQIGHSCGC, encoded by the coding sequence GTGTCAGATACAAATGACCGTAAAGTGACGCGGGTAGATGTTGCCCGCGAAGCCGGAACCTCGGTTGCGGTAGTCAGTTATGTGATTAACAATGGCCCTCGTCCTGTTGCAGAGGCAACGCGGCAAAAGGTGTTAGCAGCAATCAAAAAAACGGGGTATCGGCCAAATGGTATTGCAAAAGCCCTAGCTTCAGGGAGCACGCAAACCTATGGGCTAGTGATCCCCGATATCTCTAACCCGTTTTTAGCCTCTATTGCGCATGCTTTGCAGCGTGAAGCGTTTAAATATGGGCATGTTTTGTTACTGGGGGATGCGGGGGATTCTCGGGTTCGTGAAAAAGAGCTGATTAATAACCTTTTGCTCAGGCAAGTTGAAGGGCTTATTTATACCAGTGTTGACCGGCATCCCTATGTTGATTTAATTCAGTCATCGGGCACGCCCTGTGTGATGCTTGACAGGATTGAGGCTGCGGAAGGGATCAGTACCATTCAAGTGAATGAGAAACTGGCCGCCTATAAAATTACCCGTCATCTCATTAAGCATGGTTATCAAAATATTGGCATTATTTGTGGCCCGAATGAGATGCTCAACACACAAGACCGCTTAAATGGCTGGAAAGCTGCGCTGACAGAAGCTGAGTTATCCATACAACAAAAATGGATTTTATCGGGGGAATACACCCGTGATTGGGGTTACCAAGCTATCTATCAGATGCGGGAAGAGGGATTCCCCGAAGCTATTTTTGCCACGAATGAATTGCAAGCTTTTGGCTGTTTAAAAGCCTTAGCAGAATTAAAATTACGCGTACCAGAAGACATTGCACTGGTATGTTTTAACGGTACCGTGCAATCAGAATATACCGTTCCAACCCTCACAACTGTTCGCCAGCCTGTTGATAAAATAGCGCAAAAAGCGATACACATCTTACAAAATTGGCCGCAAAAAGAAGCCATTTGTGAAGTGGAATTTGAATTACAAATCGGGCACTCATGTGGGTGCTGA
- a CDS encoding nucleoside hydrolase — MRVIIDCDPGNGVVGANVDDGLALALAIAAPEIKLEMITTVSGNTPSEIGFDVASHLVHSLGENIPVYRGASSALVETSAPWRELLDNGAERAQLTHLWDGLPSIPSLPKSIPEAALRIGELVCQNPKQVTIIAIGPLTNIAIAMQLFPDMAKNVAEIVIMGAVFNVPGYLKDTNFGIDPEAAYAVLNSGANLTLVPMDVTVQTQMVHEDLDKLAQIGTPLSRFLVATMRPWMDYSRATRHLAGCWIHDVLTVAWLLDKSLVTYDKKHVGIELQGVLRGKSFCYDALRLRVGVPEPKTKPITVLQSVDNSGLLDLIFNTLKLKK, encoded by the coding sequence ATGCGTGTGATTATAGATTGCGACCCCGGTAATGGGGTCGTTGGTGCGAATGTTGATGATGGCCTAGCACTTGCGCTGGCTATCGCTGCACCTGAAATCAAATTGGAAATGATCACCACCGTTTCGGGTAATACACCTAGCGAAATTGGCTTTGACGTCGCCAGTCATTTAGTTCATTCATTGGGTGAAAATATTCCTGTTTATCGTGGTGCATCGTCAGCGTTGGTTGAAACTAGCGCACCATGGCGTGAACTACTCGATAACGGCGCTGAACGAGCGCAACTTACGCACCTATGGGATGGCCTTCCATCCATACCTAGTTTACCGAAGTCTATCCCAGAAGCCGCGTTACGTATTGGCGAGTTAGTTTGCCAGAACCCAAAACAAGTCACGATTATTGCCATTGGCCCATTAACCAATATCGCAATAGCAATGCAGTTGTTTCCTGACATGGCTAAAAACGTGGCAGAGATAGTAATCATGGGGGCGGTTTTTAACGTGCCGGGGTACTTGAAAGACACTAATTTTGGCATCGACCCTGAAGCGGCCTACGCGGTGCTTAATAGTGGAGCAAATCTGACTTTAGTGCCAATGGATGTCACCGTACAAACGCAAATGGTGCATGAGGATCTTGATAAGCTTGCTCAAATTGGTACACCACTGAGCCGTTTTCTTGTGGCAACAATGCGACCGTGGATGGACTATTCACGTGCGACACGCCATTTAGCAGGGTGTTGGATACATGATGTGTTAACCGTAGCATGGTTATTGGATAAGAGCCTGGTGACTTATGATAAAAAGCACGTAGGTATTGAGCTTCAGGGAGTGCTGCGCGGTAAAAGCTTTTGCTATGACGCACTGCGCTTACGGGTCGGGGTTCCTGAACCAAAAACAAAGCCAATTACTGTGCTGCAATCCGTAGATAACTCAGGTTTATTAGATTTAATCTTTAATACGCTCAAACTGAAAAAATAA
- a CDS encoding amidohydrolase family protein, producing the protein MKAEKSSGRREFLSTSAKVAAACTLFGAVSGFASAQDQTSQKAGQSSITDKHYYLDDVLLETGFNYQDSTVIGTQTALHTVEIRDGKIVAVLPNKQHADGTLNAYSAQGKLMLPAFRDMHIHLDKTFYGGPWQAPQSREGKTIMDMIALEQKLLPELQPFTEERANALIALIQSQGSTIARSHCNIEPVSGLKNLEALQKVLGEHQQDLTCEIVAFPQHGLLHSKSEGLMREAMQAGAHYVGGLDPTNVDSAMEKSLDSMFKIALDYNKGVDIHLHETSPAGVAAINYMIKTVDENRSLRGKVTISHAFALATLTPEQAEKTAKQLAEQQITIASTVPIGTLHMPLKTLNKNGVFVMTGTDSVIDHWSPFGLGDMLEKANLYAQLYTRPDELSLSRSLAIATGNILPLDEKGQQVWPAKGDDASFVLLDASCSAEAVARISPRFATFHKGHLAHGMMPKSAS; encoded by the coding sequence ATGAAAGCAGAAAAATCATCAGGCAGAAGAGAGTTCCTTTCCACCAGCGCTAAAGTCGCAGCCGCTTGCACTTTATTCGGCGCGGTATCGGGCTTTGCCTCCGCTCAAGACCAAACTAGCCAAAAAGCAGGCCAGTCCAGTATTACGGATAAACATTATTACCTCGATGACGTGCTACTCGAAACAGGCTTTAATTACCAAGATTCGACGGTCATCGGCACCCAAACCGCATTACACACTGTAGAAATCCGGGACGGTAAAATTGTAGCCGTTCTACCGAATAAACAGCATGCTGATGGCACATTAAATGCCTATAGTGCGCAAGGCAAACTGATGCTACCGGCCTTTCGTGACATGCATATCCACCTTGATAAAACCTTCTATGGCGGGCCATGGCAAGCGCCACAGTCACGTGAAGGCAAAACCATTATGGATATGATCGCATTAGAGCAAAAATTGCTACCTGAGTTACAACCTTTCACGGAAGAAAGAGCGAATGCGCTGATCGCACTGATCCAATCCCAAGGATCGACCATTGCTCGTAGCCATTGTAATATCGAGCCCGTTTCCGGTTTAAAAAATTTAGAAGCCTTACAAAAAGTGCTTGGTGAACACCAACAAGACCTAACTTGCGAAATCGTCGCCTTTCCGCAACATGGTTTATTACATTCCAAGTCAGAAGGTTTAATGCGTGAAGCCATGCAAGCAGGCGCTCATTACGTTGGCGGTTTAGACCCAACCAATGTAGATAGCGCGATGGAAAAGTCTCTCGATTCGATGTTCAAAATTGCATTGGACTACAACAAAGGCGTGGATATTCATCTGCATGAAACGAGCCCTGCAGGCGTTGCCGCTATCAATTATATGATTAAAACGGTGGATGAAAACCGCAGCTTACGCGGTAAAGTGACCATCAGCCATGCCTTTGCACTGGCAACACTCACCCCTGAACAAGCGGAAAAAACGGCAAAACAGTTGGCTGAGCAGCAAATTACCATTGCCTCTACCGTCCCGATTGGCACACTGCATATGCCACTGAAAACCCTAAATAAAAATGGGGTATTTGTGATGACCGGAACGGATAGTGTGATTGACCATTGGTCGCCCTTTGGCCTAGGCGATATGCTAGAAAAAGCCAATTTATACGCGCAGCTTTATACTCGCCCTGATGAGCTATCGCTGTCCCGTTCACTGGCCATCGCAACAGGCAATATTCTACCGTTAGATGAAAAAGGCCAACAAGTGTGGCCAGCTAAAGGGGATGATGCCAGCTTTGTGCTGCTTGATGCATCTTGTTCTGCCGAGGCCGTTGCACGGATTTCCCCAAGGTTCGCGACTTTCCATAAAGGCCATTTAGCCCACGGAATGATGCCAAAGTCCGCTTCATAG
- a CDS encoding carbamate kinase family protein: protein MKELVVVAIGGNSIIKDNNSQSIEAQEKAVQEVAHHISDMLEGNYNIVLTHGNGPHVGLDLRRAEIAHETEGLPLTPLANCVADTQGGIGYLVQQALTNVLAKRHNRQAITVVTQVEVDKNDPNFSAPTKPIGAFFTEQQAQQLQQENPNWHFVEDSGRGYRRVVASPEPKRVIESQAIRTLTEHNYVVVAAGGGGIPVIDNGNGGYKSVDAVIDKDLSTTLLAKELNADILIITTGVEKVCIHFGKPEQKALGETSTSDMQRYMEEGHFPAGSMLPKIEASLSFIANGGKRVIITTPEKLPEALRGETGTHIVQG from the coding sequence ATGAAAGAACTCGTGGTTGTTGCCATCGGGGGCAACAGTATTATCAAAGATAACAACAGCCAGTCTATCGAAGCTCAAGAAAAAGCCGTTCAAGAAGTCGCACATCATATTAGTGACATGCTTGAAGGTAATTACAACATTGTTTTGACCCATGGAAATGGACCTCACGTTGGATTAGATTTGCGCCGTGCAGAAATTGCACACGAAACCGAAGGTTTACCTTTAACACCGCTGGCTAACTGTGTGGCAGATACTCAAGGCGGAATTGGCTATTTAGTTCAACAAGCTTTGACTAACGTCTTAGCAAAACGCCATAACCGCCAAGCAATTACAGTAGTGACACAAGTTGAAGTCGATAAAAACGACCCAAACTTTAGCGCGCCAACCAAGCCGATTGGGGCATTTTTTACTGAGCAACAAGCTCAGCAATTACAGCAAGAAAACCCAAACTGGCATTTTGTTGAAGACTCTGGTCGCGGTTACCGCCGTGTGGTGGCCTCCCCCGAACCAAAACGTGTGATTGAATCACAAGCGATCCGCACTTTAACAGAACACAATTATGTGGTGGTTGCTGCAGGTGGTGGCGGTATTCCAGTCATTGATAACGGCAATGGTGGCTACAAAAGTGTTGACGCGGTGATTGATAAAGACCTCTCAACAACTTTACTGGCGAAAGAGCTCAATGCCGATATTTTAATTATCACCACAGGTGTCGAAAAAGTGTGTATTCACTTCGGCAAACCTGAACAAAAAGCGCTTGGCGAAACCAGCACTAGCGACATGCAACGCTACATGGAAGAAGGCCATTTCCCAGCGGGTAGCATGTTACCGAAGATTGAAGCTAGCCTATCGTTTATTGCCAATGGCGGTAAACGTGTGATCATCACCACCCCTGAAAAGCTACCAGAAGCCTTACGCGGTGAAACGGGAACCCATATTGTTCAAGGGTAA
- a CDS encoding DUF1116 domain-containing protein, giving the protein MTSLFKQPLNVINVGIEMFSDDLKKQHVPVTHLNWTPPGQGNVAVIRALDQIEGNTALQEKIAAANAQALERIIQSQPVLIGYDQAINVVPGMTKNTILHAGPPVAWKDMCGAMKGAVTGALVFEGLAKDLADAERVAASGDIIFSPCHEHDCVGSMAGVTSASMFMHIVENKTYGNRAFTNLSEQMAKILRMGANDQSVIDRLNWMRDVLGPMLRDAMKIVGEIDLRLMLAQALHMGDECHNRNNAGTTLLIQALTTGIIQTDFSVAQQKEVFDFVASSDYFSGPTWMAMCKASMDAAHGIEYSTVVTTMARNGYEFGLRISGLPGQWFTGPSQQVIGPMFAGYKPEDSGLDIGDSAITETYGIGGFAMATAPAIVALVGGTVEEAVDFSRQMREITLGENPNVTIPLLGFMGIPTAIDITKVSASGILPVINTAIAHKDAGIGMIGAGIVHPPFDCFEKAMLAYAQKYA; this is encoded by the coding sequence ATGACTTCATTATTTAAGCAGCCATTAAATGTCATCAATGTTGGCATCGAAATGTTCAGTGATGACCTAAAAAAACAACATGTTCCGGTCACACATTTAAATTGGACTCCTCCCGGACAAGGCAACGTTGCGGTTATTCGCGCCCTCGACCAAATTGAAGGTAATACCGCACTACAAGAAAAAATTGCGGCCGCCAATGCTCAAGCGCTTGAGCGCATTATTCAATCTCAACCAGTGTTAATCGGTTACGACCAAGCGATTAATGTGGTTCCAGGCATGACCAAAAATACTATCCTACACGCAGGTCCACCGGTTGCTTGGAAAGATATGTGTGGCGCGATGAAAGGTGCGGTGACGGGAGCGCTGGTTTTCGAAGGATTAGCGAAAGACTTAGCTGATGCAGAACGTGTTGCGGCCTCGGGAGATATCATTTTCTCCCCTTGCCATGAACACGATTGTGTAGGTTCGATGGCTGGTGTCACTTCAGCATCGATGTTTATGCATATCGTTGAAAATAAAACCTATGGCAACCGTGCATTCACTAACCTCAGTGAGCAAATGGCGAAAATCCTGCGCATGGGTGCCAATGACCAAAGTGTAATAGACCGTTTAAATTGGATGCGTGATGTATTAGGCCCAATGCTGCGCGACGCAATGAAAATCGTTGGTGAAATCGACCTGCGTTTGATGCTTGCTCAAGCACTGCATATGGGCGATGAGTGCCATAACCGTAACAATGCAGGGACAACCTTACTGATTCAAGCGCTTACAACGGGGATCATTCAAACTGATTTCTCTGTCGCCCAGCAAAAAGAAGTATTTGATTTTGTTGCAAGCAGCGATTACTTCTCCGGCCCAACGTGGATGGCGATGTGTAAAGCATCAATGGATGCGGCTCACGGTATCGAATACAGCACGGTTGTCACGACCATGGCGCGTAATGGCTATGAATTTGGTTTACGCATTAGTGGACTACCAGGTCAATGGTTCACAGGGCCTTCTCAGCAAGTTATCGGCCCAATGTTTGCAGGCTACAAACCTGAAGACTCTGGTTTAGATATCGGTGACTCCGCAATCACAGAAACCTACGGTATTGGCGGTTTTGCTATGGCAACAGCGCCAGCTATTGTGGCACTCGTTGGCGGTACGGTAGAAGAAGCGGTCGATTTCTCTCGCCAAATGCGTGAAATCACCTTAGGTGAGAACCCGAACGTGACTATTCCATTACTGGGCTTTATGGGTATCCCTACAGCTATTGATATTACGAAGGTTTCAGCCAGTGGTATTTTACCTGTTATCAACACAGCCATTGCCCATAAAGATGCGGGCATCGGTATGATTGGGGCAGGTATTGTTCACCCGCCGTTTGATTGCTTTGAAAAAGCCATGTTGGCCTACGCACAGAAATATGCTTAG
- the fdrA gene encoding acyl-CoA synthetase FdrA, whose translation MSTKVVIKKNTYFDSVSLMSISTKANQLDNVEQAFVAMATEMNKGVLRNLGLLTPELEEAKNGDLMIVIKGPSDEANEATLIAIEDLFNKKNQGGGQHEAKYATINSAKTHIPDANLAVISVNGQFAAREARIALENDLNVMLFSDNVSIEDELALKQLASKKGLLMMGPDCGTAIINGTALCFGNSVRRGSIGIIGASGTGSQELSVRIHEFGAGVSQLIGTGGRDLSEKIGGIMMIDALKMLDADDETQVIALISKPPAPNVAKKVLEQAEKCHKPVVVCFLGSQPLPEDKPGLTFAQGTKEAALKAVLLTGIRKEDLDLHPLNLPLIDEVRAKLKPEQKYIRGLFCGGTLCDEAMFAALEKYDDVYSNIQPNPDYRLKDLNKSIAHTFLDFGDDDFTNGKPHPMIDPTNRIERLLQEARDPEVGVIMMDFVLGFGSHEDPVGVMIDAIKEAKNIAKQDGRELEILGYVLGTDQDTPSMDAQVKMLTDAGVIWASSSTNTGLLGREFVWKGEKA comes from the coding sequence ATGTCGACTAAAGTTGTCATAAAAAAGAATACCTATTTTGATTCCGTATCACTGATGTCTATTTCGACAAAAGCCAATCAACTCGACAATGTTGAGCAAGCGTTCGTCGCAATGGCAACAGAGATGAACAAAGGTGTTTTACGTAATTTAGGTTTACTAACACCTGAATTAGAAGAGGCTAAAAATGGCGATTTAATGATTGTCATTAAAGGCCCAAGTGATGAAGCTAACGAAGCCACATTAATTGCTATCGAAGATTTATTTAATAAGAAAAATCAAGGCGGCGGGCAGCATGAAGCCAAATACGCCACCATTAATTCAGCGAAAACACATATCCCAGATGCCAACCTTGCCGTCATTTCAGTAAATGGTCAGTTTGCTGCCCGTGAAGCACGCATTGCGTTAGAAAATGACCTCAATGTCATGCTATTTTCCGATAACGTCTCCATTGAAGATGAACTCGCACTTAAACAGCTGGCTAGCAAAAAAGGCTTACTGATGATGGGCCCTGACTGCGGAACTGCCATTATCAACGGAACCGCGCTGTGCTTTGGTAATAGCGTTCGCCGTGGCAGCATTGGCATCATCGGTGCATCCGGTACGGGTAGTCAAGAACTTAGCGTCCGCATACACGAATTTGGCGCAGGGGTTTCCCAATTAATTGGTACTGGTGGTCGCGATTTAAGCGAGAAAATTGGCGGTATCATGATGATTGACGCCCTGAAAATGCTCGATGCCGATGATGAAACTCAAGTTATCGCATTGATCTCTAAGCCACCAGCTCCTAACGTTGCGAAAAAAGTGTTAGAACAAGCGGAAAAATGCCACAAACCGGTTGTTGTGTGTTTCTTAGGTAGCCAACCACTACCAGAAGACAAACCGGGTCTAACCTTTGCTCAGGGCACCAAAGAAGCCGCACTGAAAGCCGTTCTATTAACCGGTATTCGCAAAGAAGATTTAGATTTACACCCTCTTAATTTACCACTTATTGACGAAGTCAGAGCAAAGCTGAAACCTGAGCAGAAATATATTCGTGGCTTATTCTGTGGTGGAACGCTATGTGATGAAGCCATGTTTGCCGCCTTGGAAAAATACGATGATGTTTACAGCAATATTCAGCCAAACCCTGACTATCGCTTAAAAGACCTCAACAAAAGTATTGCGCACACTTTCCTCGACTTTGGTGATGACGACTTTACCAACGGTAAACCGCACCCAATGATCGACCCAACTAACCGCATTGAACGCTTATTACAAGAGGCTCGAGACCCTGAAGTTGGCGTGATTATGATGGACTTCGTTTTGGGCTTTGGTTCTCACGAAGACCCAGTAGGCGTGATGATCGACGCGATTAAAGAAGCGAAGAATATTGCCAAACAAGATGGGCGTGAATTAGAAATTTTAGGCTATGTGCTGGGTACTGACCAAGACACACCGTCGATGGATGCTCAGGTCAAAATGCTAACAGATGCCGGCGTTATCTGGGCAAGTAGCAGCACCAATACCGGTTTATTAGGGCGTGAGTTTGTATGGAAAGGGGAGAAAGCATAA
- a CDS encoding DUF2877 domain-containing protein translates to MNASISHRQRLYGLTADTHFLNLLNQPQPQGTVEQVFNKAINFSIDNVLYTLLCSQLDNAPNSCRLINKDFSLFDIKEGETINLSNKEILIGSHYLISFSLCKEWRQPVINFSDNELKKSNYLLYIEEQISNLDLILTENKNSLFKYQGDNFFYLSMTEQLVQLRSELIESIIKKNKENIIYVIRQFVGLGIGLTPSGDDYLVGLMAFLLLTGHPAATFYPEFYQGITQSLSQTTPISAITLEKALNREYRENMQQLIQSLVDAKETNIYPQFLEILNIGSSSGSDMLFGLRDALYITHYFGENYVD, encoded by the coding sequence GTGAACGCATCCATATCTCATCGGCAAAGGTTATACGGGCTAACGGCTGATACACATTTTCTCAATCTGTTAAATCAGCCACAACCCCAAGGAACGGTAGAACAAGTATTTAATAAAGCCATTAACTTTTCTATTGATAATGTACTTTATACTTTGCTTTGTTCTCAATTAGATAATGCACCAAATAGTTGCCGATTAATCAATAAAGACTTTTCTCTTTTCGATATTAAAGAAGGAGAGACTATTAATTTATCGAATAAAGAAATATTGATTGGTAGTCATTATTTAATATCATTTTCTTTATGTAAAGAATGGCGGCAACCAGTTATCAACTTTAGTGATAACGAACTGAAGAAATCAAATTATTTATTATATATCGAAGAACAAATAAGTAATTTGGATTTAATCTTAACTGAAAATAAAAATTCTCTATTTAAATATCAGGGAGATAACTTTTTTTATCTCTCTATGACAGAGCAATTGGTTCAATTACGCTCTGAATTGATTGAGTCAATAATTAAGAAAAATAAAGAAAATATTATTTATGTGATCCGCCAGTTTGTTGGATTAGGTATCGGGCTAACACCTTCAGGAGATGATTACTTAGTTGGGTTAATGGCATTTTTATTATTAACCGGTCACCCGGCTGCCACTTTTTACCCTGAGTTTTATCAAGGAATAACCCAAAGCTTAAGCCAGACGACACCTATCAGTGCCATCACATTAGAAAAAGCATTAAACCGAGAATATCGCGAAAATATGCAGCAATTAATTCAATCATTAGTTGATGCGAAAGAAACAAATATTTATCCACAATTTTTAGAGATTTTAAATATCGGGTCGAGTTCTGGCAGCGACATGCTATTTGGCTTGCGAGATGCCCTGTATATCACCCATTATTTCGGAGAAAACTATGTCGACTAA
- a CDS encoding ankyrin repeat domain-containing protein yields MTASTLAHDFLTAAEQGQLEILKSCLEKGVDINTTNRQGRTAIVNASLNKHYECVSFLINAGADINKQDQTCFNPFLLSCLNNDLTLLRIVLPAKPNLDLLTRFGGVGITPASEKGHVEIVRELLEKTDINVNHTNFVGWTPLLEAIVLNDGGEKQQQIVKLLLDHGANPHMTDKYGKKPLELAREKGYNEIAELLIAAGA; encoded by the coding sequence ATGACCGCTAGTACTCTCGCTCACGATTTTTTAACCGCCGCTGAACAAGGACAATTAGAAATATTAAAAAGTTGTCTTGAAAAAGGTGTAGATATTAATACCACCAACCGTCAGGGCCGTACAGCTATCGTCAATGCCAGCCTAAATAAACATTATGAATGTGTTTCTTTTCTGATTAATGCAGGGGCGGATATTAATAAACAAGACCAAACGTGTTTTAACCCTTTCTTATTAAGTTGTCTTAATAATGACCTCACTTTATTGCGTATTGTCTTGCCTGCAAAACCAAATTTAGATTTATTGACCCGTTTTGGTGGTGTGGGAATTACACCTGCTAGTGAAAAAGGCCATGTAGAAATTGTTCGTGAATTACTTGAAAAAACCGATATTAATGTCAACCACACCAACTTTGTAGGTTGGACACCACTATTAGAAGCTATCGTACTCAACGACGGTGGCGAAAAACAGCAGCAAATCGTTAAATTGCTATTAGACCATGGCGCAAACCCTCACATGACTGATAAATATGGTAAAAAACCATTAGAGCTAGCACGTGAAAAAGGCTATAACGAGATTGCTGAGTTACTGATTGCAGCTGGAGCCTAG